A stretch of Anoplopoma fimbria isolate UVic2021 breed Golden Eagle Sablefish chromosome 4, Afim_UVic_2022, whole genome shotgun sequence DNA encodes these proteins:
- the ugl gene encoding LOW QUALITY PROTEIN: malate synthase-like (The sequence of the model RefSeq protein was modified relative to this genomic sequence to represent the inferred CDS: deleted 1 base in 1 codon) codes for MSGPVSMELSPPPSGLEAECETLFTKGSLPFLHELISTFDEEVDQVLRLRVSRKAHLDLSADLPSFLESTTHIRKDPAWRVSPSPPRLQRRHVDIGDLAPCDTQRFIKALQSPAQGIQVDFDDGNCPTYYNQVKGIHNVVKAVHNQFPNVPHISQAPVLMLRPRAWNMVEHNMMVAGKEAPGPLFDFGLLMFHCGETLFENKSGPFFYLSKVESFMEARLWNKIFVWTQQKLGLPLGSIKATVLIENILAAFEMEEILYELRDHSAGLNCGIWDYSASFVNKFGHRQAFLLPDRSKYVNMEKRFLRSYMDLLVQTCHRRGALATGGMAALLLPQDPLRDSHSRVLATVTRLKLLEIQAGVDGFMVYDLSLIEPMQKLFKLHTEGHNQLHQLRHDVTVTPDDLLSMPLGGVTLYGLKYNIAVGVLFVNAWLSGRGHFFYRGQVEDSATAEISRSQVWQWIRHQTQLEDDSRVVSRRLVTDLIKELMMELRALCHSVRTKQRLHTAADMFLEVVLKRDFPEFITTYLIQDHTFLSSQNSEQVEALNTDLLQPKL; via the exons GGTCCAGTCAGCATGGAGCTGTCCCCACCACCCTCAGGTCTAGAAGCAGAATGTGAGACACTTTTCACCAAAGGCTCCCTCCCTTTCCTGCATGAGCTGATCTCCACATTTGATGAAGAGGTGGATCAA GTCCTGCGGTTACGCGTGTCCAGAAAGGCCCATTTGGACCTTTCAGCTGACTTGCCAAGCTTTCTGGAGAGTACCACACATATCAGGAAAGACCCAGCCTGGAGGGTG TCCCCGTCCCCCCCGAGGCTCCAGAGAAGACATGTGGATATCGGGGACCTGGCTCCCTGCGACACCCAGCGCTTCATTAAAGCTCTGCAGTCACCAGCACAAGGCATACAG GTTGACTTTGATGATGGGAACTGCCCTACATATTACAACCAGGTCAAAGGCATTCACAACGTTGTTAAGGCGGTTCACAACCAGTTCCCCA ATGTTCCACACATATCTCAGGCTCCAGTGCTGATGCTTCGCCCTCGTGCCTGGAACATGGTGGAGCACAACATGATG GTGGCAGGGAAGGAGGCTCCCGGTCCTCTCTTTGACTTTGGACTCCTCATGTTCCACTGTGGAGAGACACTTTTTGAAAACAAGAGTGGACCCTTTTTCTACCTctcaaaa GTGGAGAGCTTCATGGAGGCCAGACTATGGAACAAGATATTTGTCTGGACACAACAGAAG TTGGGCCTTCCACTGGGCAGCATTAAGGCGACGGTGCTAATTGAAAATATATTAGCAGCATTTGAGATGGAGGAGATTCTCTACGAGCTGCGAGACCATTCAGCAGGACTCAACTGTGGCATCTGGGATTATTCAGCGTCCTTTGTCAATAAGTTTG GTCACCGACAGGCCTTCCTGCTACCCGACCGCAGTAAATATGTCAATATGGAGAAGCGTTTCCTGCGCAGCTACATGGACCTGTTGGTTCAGACGTGTCACCGGAGGGGAGCGCTGGCCACAGGAGGCATGGCAGCCCTGCTGCTGCCTCAGGACCCGCTCCGTGACTCCCACAGCAGAGTGTTGGCTACTGTCACCAG ACTGAAGTTGCTGGAGATTCAGGCTGGTGTGGACGGTTTCATGGTGTATGATCTGAGCTTGATTGAGCCCATGCAGAAA CTCTTCAAGCTCCACACTGAAGGCCATAACCAGCTCCATCAGCTACGCCATGATGTCACTGTGACTCCTGATGACCTACTGTCCATGCCTTTG gGAGGAGTCACCCTTTACGGATTGAAGTACAACATTGCAGTTGGTGTCCTCTTTGTTAATGCTTGGCTATCAG GTAGAGGCCACTTTTTCTACAGAGGCCAGGTCGAAGATTCAGCCACAGCAGAGATTTCCAGATCACAG GTGTGGCAGTGGATCCGTCATCAGACTCAGCTGGAGGACGACAGCCGGGTGGTGAGCAGGCGGCTGGTGACTGACCTCATCAAAGAGCTCATGATGGAGCTCAGGgctctctgtcactctgttaG gaCTAAACAGAGGTtacacacagcagcagacatGTTCCTGGAAGTGGTCCTAAAGAGAGATTTCCCAGAGTTCATCACCACCTACTTAATTCAGGATCACACCTTTCTCAGCTCCCAGAACTCTGAACAGGTGGAGGCTCTGAACACAGACTTGCTCCAACCCAAACTGTGA